ACTTTTCATGCAGTGAAATGAGCAAAATTATGatttaaatcaaaaaaatctgACTGAATAATCAAGCAAACGAGCAGAAGATTCAGATCAAGTGTATGTAGTACTGATTGGGTTTATAACCAGCCCTAGTGTCGCAGACTATTCCATTAGTGCATTAGAATAATCTTAAGTTGGGAGCTCATTCTGCCAATGTTTAATATATAACAGGAGTGACAGGTGGGATACGTTACCTTTTTCACTGGGGCTCTCTTTGTTCTGACATGGACTGCTTGTGCTCTCCGGATGCTCCCTGAATCCCTCTTCACTCATTTCCCATTTGATGAAGACTGTGTCCATGTCGCACGGCTCCTCTTTGACGACGAGGCTGCTGGGAGATGTGGGCAGGTTCCTGGCTGCCTCTGATACGCCGGAGGACTCTGAGGAGTGCGAGGTGTAGCTCTGGTCCAGACCCATCCTGCTGGGGGATGACGGAACAGCCGACTCGTGGCTGTTGGAGGAGACCTGCGAGGGGGGTCTCGCAAAAAGGCCCACTGAGGAGAAAGAGACGCAAAACGATTTCTCAGGGGATTGAGGTGACAGGTTGGCATTATTGTATTCATGTCGCTAGAGAGGCTTTAATATTCTTTGTGCTCATGTTTACTTACAAGATATACTCATTTCACACTCGTGCTGCCCAGCGGTCGTCTCTCTGTCAGCGCAGCCCGGTTCAAACCCGTCCTGCTCTGGTTGCTGGGGCCCACCGGGGCTCTGTGCTCCGATGAATCTGTGGGAGCCGGTCGCTTCTTCAAGCATCCCGGACGTGCATCCCTGTCCCTGTCTGTGCGGAGCCTGCAGCTGATGCTCTATATCCTTCAGCCTGCACTCCAGCCGCTGGATCTCTTTGTCCCTGTCGGCCACCATCCGTTGGTACTCATGGGTCCTGGCACTGTTTACACCGTACAGGACGTTTATTATGGAGTCTATCGCCAGCCGGATGGCGTTTTCCACCACGATTATCTCCTCGTCGCGCAGGTGCGGgtgcaaagttttgtttttgaccagATTCATTTTTCCAAGTCGACCTGTTTTGATGTTAGCAAGATGTGCGGAGAGCGTCAGACCGAGCTAGCCTCAAGAGGGCTCGCCTATCAGACGACGAGGCTCACTGAGACATCAGCCGCTCGCAGACGGTCTCCAGAAACAATACACTCTCTATTACCACCGAAACCCGAAGTGTGTCCTCAATGTAAAACCGTAAAACAAAACGCTAAATATA
This sequence is a window from Scatophagus argus isolate fScaArg1 chromosome 9, fScaArg1.pri, whole genome shotgun sequence. Protein-coding genes within it:
- the LOC124064382 gene encoding uncharacterized protein LOC124064382, whose product is MNLVKNKTLHPHLRDEEIIVVENAIRLAIDSIINVLYGVNSARTHEYQRMVADRDKEIQRLECRLKDIEHQLQAPHRQGQGCTSGMLEEATGSHRFIGAQSPGGPQQPEQDGFEPGCADRETTAGQHECEMSISLGLFARPPSQVSSNSHESAVPSSPSRMGLDQSYTSHSSESSGVSEAARNLPTSPSSLVVKEEPCDMDTVFIKWEMSEEGFREHPESTSSPCQNKESPSEKGKLEDRGGRRIVEKAHADPDGHRITEGEHLRNKKKSVPMSELTEEAQRLKRAAWRAASRRYYARKIARQQANPPCPGPLPHITDSQYSQPISAVNKRRRTLISELPDESQTLQREAWRAASRRYYARKTSHHQTESAQYAHLLQNTEPSEETLGPNSGGIMCS